The Nonlabens sp. Hel1_33_55 genome contains the following window.
CTATACATAATCGCAGGACCCATGTACATGCGTACTTTAGAAACATCCTCACTTATGCGGTTCATCAAATCACCAGTACGGTTTTGTTTATAAAAGCTAAGTGATAATCTCTGGTACTGCTGGTAGATGATGTTTTTTAAATCGTATTCCAAGTGTCTGGACACGACAATGATTAATTGCCTCATCACAAAAGTCAAAATCGCTGCAAGTAATGTGGTACCTAAAATAATACCTATATAAAGTAGAAGGTCACTTTTGACCTGTTCCAGATCAGTACGCTCGCCATTCCCATACGCATTGAGAAGGTTGATGATCTTCCCAACGTATTTAGGTAAGTAAAGTGATAGATATCTAGAGGCAATAGTGACTATAATACCAAAAATGAGCTGCCATTTATATTTGACAAATAGCCTGTTGAGCTTCTTTAATTCCTTCATAGGTACTTGGTCGTACTATTTACTTATTAACGATTGAAAATTGGCTTTCTCCCATTGTAGTTTGGATTAAAATCAGATTACTTTTGCATCGCAAAATCATATACCCTTAATGGGTGATACCATGTCTGAAGACTACACTACATTAGAAAAAATCATCAATCAAGATCCTGTTTTTGGACAGTTGTCCTTCAACGATCATGAGCAAGTTGTTTTTTGCAACGACAAAGATACAGGTTTAAAGGCCATCATAAGTATCCATAATACGGTATTGGGACCTGCTTTGGGCGGTACCAGAATGTGGAATTACGATAATGAATGGTCTGCTCTCAATGATGCGTTGCGACTTTCTCGTGGGATGACCTACAAGAGCGCGATCACAGGCCTTAATCTAGGTGGTGGCAAGGCTGTTATAATAGGTGATTCCAAGACACAGAAAACACCAGAGATGATGCGCAAGTTTGGTGAATTTGTACATAGTCTTAGTGGTAAATATATCACTGCAGAAGATGTAGGTATGGACACTGTAGACATGGATCTAGTGCGTGAAGTCACACCTTACGTTACAGGAATCTCAGAAAATAAAGGTGGTTCTGGTAATCCTTCTCCCATCACAGCCTATGGAGTTTTCATGGGAATGAAAGCTGCTGCACAGTTTAAGTATGGTAGTGATGTGTTAGAAGATAAAGTAGTTTTTGTTGAAGGTGTAGGTCATGTGGGTGAAACACTTGTGGAGTACCTCACTCAAGAAGGTGCAAAAGTCACAATTGCAGATATCAATCGGGAACGCCTGGAAGAAGTAAGTTCAAAATATGGAGCAACGATTTATCAGGGAGCAGACCTGCATGCAGAACCTATGGATATCTATGCACCTTGCGCGCTGGGAGCTACAATTAATGACAATTCTATCACCAAGTTACAGGCTAAAATTATTGCTGGAGCAGCGAATAATCAGCTGGCAGATGAGGCAAAGCACGGCATGTTATTACAACAACGTGGTATTGTGTATGCACCAGATTTTCTAATAAACGCCGGTGGTATTATCAATGTCTATGCAGAGTTGGAAGGCTATGACCGTTCAGAAATTATGCGCAAGACAGAAAATATCTATACCACGACCTTGGAAATTCTCAAAAAAGCTACCGCAAACAGCACCACCACGCATACTGCCGCCTTGCAAATTGCCCAGGCGCGCATCGATGCAAGACGTGCAGAACACAACGCCTAATCCCATTATTAGTATTATTTTTGCTCTCCTCAATCAGTAATTTGTATTGAGGATAATGATAATTACGCTTTCGCGAAAGCTGACTAACCACCAGCCGCGTTGCACTTATAAAATTCGTTCTTATGCTTACCCGTAGACATTTGCGCATCAAGGTCATGCAGGCCGTTTTTGTCTTTCAGAGACAACGTCCCGATGATCTCAAGGAACTCGAGAAATTCCTTAATGGTAGTATGACGCAAACCTTTGTTTTGTTTCTGTACATGTTGCAGCTACTGGTAAAAATCCACGAACTGGCAGAGCAGCGTTTCAAACTTGCCCAAGAGCGATTTACAGGATCTGAAGCGGTCAAAAACCCGAGCCGTGCGCTTATCGAGAACAAAGTGCTCATCGAACTATCCAAAAGTCCAGCACTTAAAGAAGCCCTTAAAAAACGCAAACTCAACCCATGGCATCTTGATTCCAAATACGTGGAGCGACTTTATGAGCAAATTGTTGGAGACAAGATTTTTGTCATGTATGCCAGTGAGGAAAGTGACAGCATTAAAAAGGATCAGAATTTTGTCAACGCGATTTTTTCTGAAATCATTGCGCCAGATGATGAGTTGATGAGCTATCTAGAAGACGCTAATATTACCTGGATGGATGATTATCCACTTGTGAATACAGAAATCATCAAGTTTGTTAGAAAGATTAAGGTCAATAAAGAAATCAAGCTACCAGAATTAATTAAGGATAGCGAGGACATCAAGTTTGCAATGGATCTTTTTAGAAGAACCGTGTTGAATCATGACCAACTCTGGAATAGGTTAGAAGGCAAGACACCTAATTGGGATTCTGAACGTATCGCACAGATTGATGGTGTCATGATCATGATGGCACAGTGTGAGTTTTTATATTTCCCAAGCATTCCCGTAAAGGCATCGTTGAACGAATATCTTGAAATTTCAAAAGATTACAGTTCGCCAAAAAGCCGCATATTCATCAATGGTATTCTGGACAACTTGTTAAAACAGTTCCAAAAAGACGATATGATCAACAAAGTAGGTCGCGGCACCATGTAACGGAACGATTTTTGTCGTTGTTGATCCACAAGCA
Protein-coding sequences here:
- a CDS encoding transcription antitermination protein NusB, producing the protein MLTRRHLRIKVMQAVFVFQRQRPDDLKELEKFLNGSMTQTFVLFLYMLQLLVKIHELAEQRFKLAQERFTGSEAVKNPSRALIENKVLIELSKSPALKEALKKRKLNPWHLDSKYVERLYEQIVGDKIFVMYASEESDSIKKDQNFVNAIFSEIIAPDDELMSYLEDANITWMDDYPLVNTEIIKFVRKIKVNKEIKLPELIKDSEDIKFAMDLFRRTVLNHDQLWNRLEGKTPNWDSERIAQIDGVMIMMAQCEFLYFPSIPVKASLNEYLEISKDYSSPKSRIFINGILDNLLKQFQKDDMINKVGRGTM
- a CDS encoding Glu/Leu/Phe/Val family dehydrogenase, which translates into the protein MGDTMSEDYTTLEKIINQDPVFGQLSFNDHEQVVFCNDKDTGLKAIISIHNTVLGPALGGTRMWNYDNEWSALNDALRLSRGMTYKSAITGLNLGGGKAVIIGDSKTQKTPEMMRKFGEFVHSLSGKYITAEDVGMDTVDMDLVREVTPYVTGISENKGGSGNPSPITAYGVFMGMKAAAQFKYGSDVLEDKVVFVEGVGHVGETLVEYLTQEGAKVTIADINRERLEEVSSKYGATIYQGADLHAEPMDIYAPCALGATINDNSITKLQAKIIAGAANNQLADEAKHGMLLQQRGIVYAPDFLINAGGIINVYAELEGYDRSEIMRKTENIYTTTLEILKKATANSTTTHTAALQIAQARIDARRAEHNA